A DNA window from Acidimicrobiales bacterium contains the following coding sequences:
- a CDS encoding OB-fold domain-containing protein yields the protein MTDLLRPQPPGIPVPAPSWRLAPYWEACRRGELLQFRCPDCGHAEARPFTACNRCGGLRGEWVAGTGRGALYSWTVVWRPQHPSFSVPYAPAVVALDDGYHMISAVIGCPPEDLEAGLRLVVEFHPASDEITLPYFRPDA from the coding sequence GTGACCGACCTGCTCCGGCCCCAGCCGCCCGGCATCCCGGTGCCGGCCCCGAGCTGGCGCCTGGCCCCCTACTGGGAGGCGTGCCGGAGGGGGGAGCTGCTCCAGTTCCGCTGCCCGGACTGCGGCCACGCCGAGGCCCGTCCCTTCACGGCGTGCAATCGTTGCGGCGGGCTCCGGGGGGAATGGGTGGCGGGCACCGGCCGGGGCGCCCTCTACAGCTGGACGGTCGTGTGGCGGCCCCAGCACCCCAGCTTCTCGGTCCCCTACGCCCCCGCCGTGGTGGCTCTCGACGACGGCTACCACATGATCAGCGCCGTGATCGGCTGCCCCCCGGAGGACCTCGAGGCCGGCCTCCGCCTGGTGGTGGAGTTCCACCCCGCCTCCGACGAGATCACCCTGCCCTACTTCCGCCCCGACGCCTAG